A single window of Novipirellula aureliae DNA harbors:
- a CDS encoding flippase, giving the protein MRAGSKNSSKPRGTVFKTSKNAVMLLAGTMIRMIAAFAFIVYCADQLGVEGFGKYTVAVHYFELFLSLTATAVGILLTRDIARWPRHSDQLLTSGILLTSMLSVFGSVAIWMLGYLFGYDLDTRQAMLIASAALIPASICVVFEAVFVTHGRAELMAGGVTLESFLRIGISLWLLAQGFGLIALLWAFLVVRCFLLLVYLWGMQRIGALGWTFSRHRHFRLISRWRMFAAENWMASIYTNLDIIVLSWISGEAAAGIYSAARKVVRLGAVVAKSYTTAIFPVMSRMYTESRDSFSRLYTHSIRVLTLLALPAVAVVSVIPERVIGLLFSSEFDEAATVLRVLIWVLLIDFLNPFLSYTLFAQGRQDRSMRVAAISLAVNSVATYFLVVRYGAVGAALGTLISGSVAMCCYFVATMEKREIRNTFLETTRILIACAVLALVISMVRNSFWAVIVLTSLLVYPILLIFAGAVRFEDFTFFKNTFNAISLKMRTPALESGNYTAPSSGESEERSSSH; this is encoded by the coding sequence ATGAGGGCAGGTTCGAAAAACAGTTCAAAACCAAGAGGGACCGTATTCAAGACCAGTAAAAATGCGGTCATGTTGTTGGCGGGTACGATGATTCGTATGATCGCTGCGTTTGCGTTTATCGTCTACTGTGCCGACCAACTCGGTGTTGAAGGTTTCGGCAAATACACCGTTGCGGTTCATTACTTTGAATTGTTTTTGAGTTTGACAGCTACAGCTGTTGGAATTCTTCTCACACGTGATATTGCTCGTTGGCCTCGCCATAGCGACCAATTGTTGACGTCAGGTATTTTGCTGACATCGATGCTTAGTGTTTTTGGTTCGGTTGCCATATGGATGCTTGGGTATTTGTTTGGCTACGATCTTGACACCCGACAAGCCATGTTGATCGCTTCGGCAGCATTGATTCCCGCTTCGATATGTGTCGTTTTTGAAGCGGTGTTTGTGACACACGGCCGAGCCGAGTTGATGGCGGGCGGCGTGACGCTTGAGAGTTTTTTGCGAATTGGCATTAGTCTTTGGCTGTTGGCCCAGGGTTTCGGCTTGATTGCATTGTTGTGGGCATTCTTAGTCGTTCGCTGTTTCCTATTATTGGTGTATCTATGGGGGATGCAGCGTATTGGAGCACTGGGGTGGACCTTTTCGCGGCATCGTCATTTCCGCTTGATCTCACGTTGGAGAATGTTTGCGGCCGAGAATTGGATGGCATCGATTTACACCAATTTGGACATTATCGTCTTGTCATGGATATCAGGCGAAGCCGCAGCGGGGATCTATAGTGCCGCTCGAAAAGTGGTGCGTCTCGGAGCGGTTGTCGCCAAGAGTTACACCACGGCGATCTTCCCAGTCATGAGCCGCATGTATACGGAATCACGCGATTCGTTTTCTCGGTTGTACACTCATTCTATTCGCGTCTTGACGTTGTTGGCGCTGCCAGCGGTTGCGGTCGTCTCGGTGATTCCTGAGCGAGTGATCGGGTTGCTATTTAGCAGCGAGTTTGACGAAGCGGCGACCGTCCTTCGAGTACTGATCTGGGTCCTGCTGATCGATTTTTTGAATCCATTCCTCAGCTATACGCTGTTTGCTCAAGGACGCCAAGATCGTTCGATGCGAGTTGCAGCGATCAGTTTAGCTGTCAATTCGGTCGCCACCTACTTCCTCGTCGTTCGCTATGGTGCGGTCGGTGCCGCTTTGGGCACCTTGATCAGTGGTTCGGTGGCAATGTGTTGTTACTTTGTCGCGACGATGGAAAAACGAGAAATACGCAACACATTTTTGGAGACAACAAGAATTCTAATCGCTTGTGCGGTATTAGCACTTGTTATTTCAATGGTCCGCAATTCATTTTGGGCTGTCATTGTACTCACCAGCCTACTCGTTTATCCGATCCTGCTGATCTTCGCGGGTGCGGTTCGTTTTGAGGATTTCACATTTTTCAAAAACACGTTTAATGCGATTTCGCTGAAAATGCGAACGCCAGCTTTAGAATCGGGGAACTATACTGCCCCAAGCTCCGGAGAGTCTGAAGAGCGGTCTTCGAGTCATTAA
- a CDS encoding NAD-dependent epimerase/dehydratase family protein, whose amino-acid sequence MSDRNHLRIGMIGCGAIAELYHLPALENLASAVGNTVLVDPNAARLAEMGKRFSVADAVEDYRTLEGKIDGVIVATPPASHFEICKWFLERGIDVLCEKPLTESGSQAKELVDIAEQNGAKLAVNQTRRFFPTYQKIRELIKDGILGELKSITYHDGNDFDWPAATPHHFARGAKGAWSDTGVHLLDTVCYWLGETPTLVESLNDSEIGPEAMATVRLKHGQCRVEIKVSRLGKLMNGFRIVGSLGTIEAVAEEFSEVRVKFHNGRNKVYSCGSRKVKYVDFAKPLLDNFADVVARKAEPTVSGRSTIGTISLLEQAYDESKTYAMPWKSPVKDIGELPSGAQTQQTMRVLVTGATGFLGGRVVEMMMEMDGLHPVASVRRWSRASRAARIGAEVAICDIEDANQVDKAVQGIDAIVHCAKTDDRESIVGGTRNLLEAAVKHGVKRFVYLSTGEVYGPDVKGEIVETTPTELTDRLYGDAKIEAEAVCREFHDRGLKPTILRPSVIYGPFSSSWTSNIATRLQSGKWGSFDQLGDGKANLVYVDDLVQAIVRSLRCDAAQGEAFNVNGPDTLTWNDYFERFNAALGFPPLQKFSAAKSRMRTQMMDAVRLVTSTVVARYQDRLMEVYLQGGPMSRLMKKVKGELSSVPSGAELNGLFSRDVVYCDEKAHSMLGYRPKYSIDEGIAQSVLWLRHHEVIRQGDDRSETYGRATSENFDLPNPNSDETFEGMPGTSRVSEDALS is encoded by the coding sequence ATGTCGGATCGTAATCACCTTCGCATCGGAATGATAGGTTGTGGGGCCATCGCGGAGCTTTATCACTTGCCCGCACTCGAGAATCTCGCTTCGGCAGTTGGCAATACCGTGCTAGTTGATCCGAATGCTGCACGATTGGCTGAGATGGGGAAACGATTCTCGGTTGCCGATGCGGTAGAGGATTATCGAACCTTGGAAGGAAAAATAGACGGCGTCATCGTCGCGACGCCACCCGCGAGTCACTTCGAAATATGCAAGTGGTTTTTGGAGCGTGGAATTGATGTATTGTGTGAAAAACCGTTAACGGAATCAGGCAGTCAGGCCAAAGAATTGGTTGACATCGCTGAGCAGAACGGAGCGAAATTGGCGGTAAATCAAACGCGTCGATTCTTTCCCACCTATCAAAAAATTCGCGAACTGATCAAAGATGGTATTCTTGGTGAGCTGAAGTCGATCACCTACCACGATGGGAATGATTTTGATTGGCCCGCAGCGACGCCGCACCATTTTGCTCGTGGGGCAAAGGGTGCATGGTCCGATACCGGTGTGCATCTGTTGGACACAGTCTGCTATTGGCTGGGCGAAACACCGACGTTGGTCGAGTCTTTGAATGATTCCGAAATTGGTCCTGAAGCGATGGCAACCGTCCGGCTAAAGCACGGTCAATGTCGCGTCGAAATCAAAGTTAGCCGTTTAGGTAAATTGATGAATGGCTTTCGCATCGTCGGATCATTGGGGACAATTGAAGCGGTTGCGGAAGAGTTTTCGGAAGTCCGAGTCAAGTTCCACAACGGTCGTAACAAAGTCTACTCTTGCGGTTCGCGAAAAGTAAAGTATGTCGATTTTGCCAAACCTTTGCTAGATAATTTTGCTGATGTCGTCGCTCGCAAAGCGGAGCCGACGGTCAGTGGTCGAAGCACGATTGGGACCATTTCGTTACTTGAGCAAGCCTATGACGAAAGCAAGACTTACGCGATGCCTTGGAAGAGTCCCGTGAAAGATATCGGTGAGTTGCCGAGCGGTGCACAGACGCAGCAAACCATGCGGGTTTTGGTGACCGGAGCGACCGGTTTTCTAGGCGGACGAGTCGTCGAAATGATGATGGAAATGGATGGTTTGCATCCGGTTGCTTCGGTTCGTCGATGGTCGCGAGCATCTCGGGCGGCACGTATCGGCGCAGAGGTTGCCATCTGTGATATCGAAGATGCCAATCAGGTCGATAAGGCAGTACAAGGAATCGATGCAATTGTCCACTGTGCGAAAACGGATGACCGAGAGTCGATCGTTGGCGGAACTCGGAACTTGCTTGAAGCTGCGGTGAAGCATGGAGTCAAGCGTTTCGTTTATCTCAGTACGGGAGAGGTTTATGGTCCTGATGTGAAGGGTGAAATTGTCGAAACGACACCGACGGAGCTAACCGACCGTTTGTATGGAGACGCTAAGATCGAAGCGGAAGCGGTTTGCCGAGAATTTCATGACCGTGGATTGAAGCCGACCATCCTGCGGCCTTCGGTTATCTATGGCCCGTTTAGCAGTTCATGGACCAGTAACATCGCGACACGTTTGCAATCGGGCAAATGGGGCTCGTTCGATCAATTGGGTGATGGCAAAGCGAATTTGGTTTATGTTGACGATTTAGTGCAAGCGATCGTCCGCTCGCTTCGCTGTGATGCGGCTCAGGGCGAGGCGTTTAACGTCAACGGGCCCGATACGTTAACCTGGAATGATTACTTCGAACGCTTTAATGCAGCCTTAGGGTTTCCGCCTTTACAAAAATTCTCGGCGGCAAAGTCTCGAATGCGTACACAAATGATGGATGCCGTTCGTTTGGTCACGTCAACCGTCGTTGCCCGCTACCAGGATCGCTTGATGGAAGTATACCTTCAAGGGGGACCGATGAGTCGGTTGATGAAGAAGGTCAAAGGTGAACTGAGTTCGGTTCCAAGCGGTGCCGAATTAAATGGGCTTTTTTCTCGTGACGTTGTATACTGTGATGAAAAAGCTCATTCAATGCTCGGTTACCGGCCGAAATATTCAATCGACGAAGGGATTGCACAAAGCGTTCTTTGGCTGCGCCATCATGAGGTCATCAGGCAGGGAGACGATCGATCTGAGACCTACGGAAGAGCAACGAGTGAGAATTTCGATTTGCCCAATCCAAATTCCGACGAGACTTTCGAAGGTATGCCCGGGACGTCGCGAGTCTCTGAAGATGCATTGTCATGA